From a region of the Pseudanabaena sp. ABRG5-3 genome:
- the hisI gene encoding phosphoribosyl-AMP cyclohydrolase — MSDNWIDSLKYDEKGLIPAIAQDYQDGTILMMAWMNRQALELTIDTGEVHYWSRSRQELWHKGATSGHIQKLKKLYYDCDRDVILVKIEQVGDIACHTGARSCFFTEVPL, encoded by the coding sequence ATGTCTGACAATTGGATTGATAGTCTTAAGTATGATGAGAAAGGATTGATTCCTGCGATCGCTCAAGACTATCAAGATGGAACAATTTTGATGATGGCATGGATGAATCGTCAGGCTTTGGAGCTAACCATTGATACTGGTGAAGTACATTACTGGAGTCGATCGCGTCAGGAACTATGGCATAAGGGTGCAACTTCAGGGCATATCCAAAAACTTAAAAAGCTATATTACGATTGCGATCGCGATGTAATTTTGGTCAAAATTGAGCAGGTTGGTGATATTGCCTGTCACACAGGTGCAAGAAGTTGTTTCTTTACCGAAGTTCCCCTTTAA
- a CDS encoding methyl-accepting chemotaxis protein has protein sequence MANKPPFSRKKVSAKKKRKAVVAAAPISRQASNKSSWLNNLPINTKIFLAIGLTSFLPLICFTIAALYLDISLTPIVNQEAQAQLSNVTFFVFGLAFIVLLISSLVSLVIGGTLSKRIRNLEAIAKEYATGNLDAGTFGARVELGATDEVGKLADVLNLMTVNLAQNRQDQSAAQMEAEVQNNIFEDEISHLLDVVSDLELGDLTAKAEVSPHATGLIADTLNRLSEQLAEVLAAVLKTAQQVTIRTDRLEQLAISVSQNAEQQEALVVQARLGIEDVNQLAQDAAQQAIAANRAVQRVRSAVRQGEEQIIYLTASIESLQAATVQMVQRIKNLGEFVALAKQFVLDQKRLASLTQVLATNASMVATRALEQRDPQQFVSVAREFEAIASQVNALATQTNQGLVVLQQRTGFVEVVVSGIDQDVRDVNSLVSDFTKSVDSSEQSFTNIATVTEELADIGMSVTESSSLIAEAVKFSLASIQDIEAIAERSASQAQFTRDQSGKMGKLARQLLERVQFFRLPAILQSDNNELEDLDSIEVESIQVAK, from the coding sequence ATGGCAAATAAACCTCCCTTTTCGCGCAAAAAAGTTAGTGCTAAAAAAAAGAGGAAGGCTGTCGTTGCTGCTGCCCCGATATCCAGACAAGCTTCTAATAAAAGTAGTTGGTTAAATAATTTACCGATTAATACCAAAATTTTCTTAGCGATTGGATTAACAAGTTTTTTGCCGTTAATATGCTTTACGATCGCTGCTTTGTATTTAGATATTAGCCTCACGCCAATTGTGAACCAAGAAGCTCAGGCTCAACTATCTAACGTCACATTTTTTGTGTTTGGCTTAGCCTTTATTGTGCTGTTAATTAGCTCCCTAGTGAGTTTGGTGATTGGTGGGACTCTCAGCAAACGGATTCGGAACTTGGAGGCGATCGCTAAAGAATATGCTACAGGTAACTTGGATGCAGGTACTTTTGGGGCAAGGGTAGAGCTTGGTGCAACCGATGAGGTTGGTAAGTTAGCCGATGTCTTGAATTTAATGACGGTTAATTTGGCTCAAAATCGACAAGATCAGTCCGCCGCCCAGATGGAGGCAGAAGTCCAGAACAATATTTTTGAGGATGAAATTTCCCACTTGCTAGATGTGGTATCGGATTTGGAGCTAGGCGATCTCACCGCTAAGGCAGAGGTTAGCCCCCATGCGACAGGGCTGATTGCGGACACACTCAACCGTCTCTCAGAACAGTTAGCTGAGGTACTTGCAGCCGTTTTGAAAACTGCACAGCAAGTCACTATTCGCACCGATCGCCTTGAACAGTTAGCGATCTCGGTATCCCAAAATGCTGAGCAACAGGAGGCACTAGTTGTGCAAGCCCGTTTAGGCATTGAGGATGTCAACCAATTAGCACAGGATGCGGCTCAACAGGCGATCGCAGCAAATAGAGCGGTGCAAAGGGTTCGATCAGCCGTGCGACAAGGGGAAGAACAGATTATTTACCTCACTGCTTCGATTGAGTCACTCCAAGCTGCGACCGTGCAGATGGTACAAAGGATTAAAAATCTCGGTGAATTCGTTGCGCTTGCGAAACAGTTTGTATTGGATCAAAAACGCTTAGCGTCATTAACTCAGGTGCTAGCAACCAATGCTTCGATGGTGGCAACAAGAGCTTTAGAGCAGAGAGACCCCCAACAATTTGTGTCAGTGGCAAGGGAATTTGAAGCGATCGCCTCACAGGTAAATGCCTTGGCAACGCAGACTAATCAGGGGCTAGTGGTACTACAACAACGTACAGGATTTGTGGAAGTGGTAGTTTCAGGGATTGATCAGGACGTGCGCGACGTGAATAGCCTTGTGTCGGACTTCACCAAGAGCGTTGATAGCTCTGAGCAATCTTTTACGAATATTGCTACGGTTACTGAGGAATTGGCGGATATTGGGATGTCTGTAACCGAGTCATCTAGCTTGATCGCTGAGGCTGTAAAATTTAGCTTAGCCTCGATCCAAGATATTGAGGCGATCGCTGAGCGTTCTGCTTCTCAGGCACAATTTACCCGCGATCAATCGGGCAAGATGGGTAAATTAGCAAGGCAATTGCTAGAAAGAGTACAGTTTTTCCGTTTGCCTGCAATTCTCCAATCCGATAATAATGAACTTGAAGATCTGGACTCCATCGAAGTTGAGAGTATCCAAGTAGCAAAATAA
- a CDS encoding response regulator, whose protein sequence is MAHSEFDDIQLHEELRHLFELDTQKYLQLYVQTVNQLNAANWREDIQQLYRCVHTIKGGAVTVGFQSVLQVSTVLEDLLSDLRYLDVAPPLTDGELSKSLVEAGELLIGTVQKDSSQTGELGESDFAVRYIQSLRDRIQSQYLPEWNEMRQVQQEFADQGFDLVILDLEMAIEVLPATGTVPTEICEIAQQTIAQLQSIGTEINLATAWQDFLKTGLDLCDRPNCELWHTKWMPFLRKLKDSARQGGVLSIEESVTSSISNLAVENEAIPLINTPVPASAIQIPVPLDRLERSSQYLVETLMATRATQGFYQSVYANLLPLVSLAQNSVQYITQLREVQDDYALLDMAGEQDGLKVERYRQGYTAINRLLEISLRLIELGSETGESARKTSESIQTLDRSLRNLQQTIEESRLVPFETLAFRARGILRDLSTRVGKAVELTIIGEQIELDAGTLRNLEPVLLHLLRNAYDHGIEEPEQRQQIGKPMQGKIDLAMQRRGSVFELTIRDDGRGIDSDRISQIAKSKGLPLTDTSTPEKLINVLSQSGFTSTKSVSDISGRGVGMDVVASQVALMNGKLSLNTQLGKGTTFTIQMPVPHLFVRCMLLQAVDRLFAIPTTEIYTTTLVESLLWQKTERSDYSMEVQEANGNVPAIDLYQYWLGSSESRPILPTAIAVRTKQSEGQFAGDRGVWLIADTLMGQSDLLVNPIPSPLIAPIGLIGMSLMPDGKLIPVLDALSFVEAFFSSDLEPIATDSLDNSSFLEVSSDRQILVVDDAALMRRRIESSLSPQGYEITTCDDGMEAWQWLQRHKQPALLITDIEMPHMDGFTLIDRCRQAGFAMPILVVSSRLAEEWSRETRRLGATDYLTKGFSTSELVNKVSSLISI, encoded by the coding sequence ATGGCACATTCTGAATTTGATGATATCCAACTGCACGAAGAACTGCGGCATCTATTTGAACTAGATACACAGAAATATTTGCAGCTCTATGTCCAAACTGTTAACCAATTAAATGCCGCTAACTGGCGCGAAGATATCCAACAGTTATATCGTTGTGTGCATACGATTAAAGGTGGGGCGGTGACAGTGGGGTTTCAATCCGTACTCCAAGTCTCTACTGTCTTAGAGGATTTACTATCAGATCTTCGCTATCTCGATGTGGCTCCTCCTTTGACGGATGGGGAATTGTCAAAGTCTTTGGTTGAGGCAGGGGAATTACTCATTGGTACAGTTCAAAAGGATAGCTCGCAAACTGGGGAATTGGGAGAGTCTGATTTTGCCGTGCGCTATATCCAAAGTTTGCGCGATCGCATTCAGTCGCAATATTTGCCTGAATGGAATGAAATGCGCCAAGTCCAGCAGGAATTTGCTGATCAAGGTTTTGACTTAGTAATCTTGGATCTAGAAATGGCGATCGAGGTTTTGCCAGCAACGGGGACAGTGCCAACAGAAATCTGTGAAATCGCTCAGCAAACTATTGCTCAGTTACAGTCAATTGGTACAGAAATAAATTTAGCGACGGCTTGGCAGGATTTTTTAAAAACGGGACTAGATTTATGCGATCGCCCCAATTGTGAACTGTGGCACACCAAGTGGATGCCCTTTCTGCGTAAGCTTAAGGACAGTGCTCGACAGGGTGGGGTTTTATCAATTGAAGAATCTGTTACTTCTTCAATTAGTAATTTAGCTGTTGAAAATGAGGCTATACCACTAATCAATACGCCTGTTCCTGCATCTGCGATTCAAATTCCTGTACCGCTCGATCGCCTAGAGCGATCATCCCAATATCTTGTAGAAACTTTGATGGCAACCCGCGCTACGCAAGGCTTTTATCAATCGGTTTATGCCAATCTCTTACCGCTAGTCTCTCTGGCGCAAAATAGTGTGCAGTATATTACTCAGTTACGCGAAGTTCAAGATGACTATGCGTTGCTGGATATGGCAGGAGAACAGGATGGTCTGAAAGTTGAGCGCTATCGTCAAGGCTATACAGCGATTAACCGCTTACTAGAAATCAGTCTACGTTTGATTGAGCTAGGCTCAGAAACAGGAGAATCCGCCCGCAAAACCTCTGAAAGTATTCAAACTCTTGATCGCAGTTTACGCAATCTCCAACAAACCATCGAAGAGAGTCGTCTGGTTCCCTTTGAAACATTAGCCTTTCGCGCAAGGGGGATTTTGCGTGACCTGAGTACTCGTGTTGGTAAGGCTGTAGAGCTAACGATTATTGGCGAACAAATAGAATTAGATGCAGGAACTCTACGCAATTTAGAACCAGTTTTACTCCATTTGTTGCGTAATGCCTACGATCATGGGATTGAAGAACCCGAGCAGCGTCAGCAAATCGGTAAACCCATGCAAGGGAAAATTGATCTTGCGATGCAAAGAAGAGGCAGTGTTTTTGAGCTTACTATTCGTGATGACGGTAGAGGTATAGATAGCGATCGCATTAGTCAAATTGCGAAATCTAAAGGATTGCCCCTCACGGATACGAGTACGCCTGAGAAATTAATCAATGTTTTAAGTCAATCAGGTTTTACTTCCACAAAATCTGTGAGCGATATCTCAGGTCGGGGTGTGGGTATGGATGTGGTGGCAAGTCAAGTCGCCTTAATGAATGGCAAACTTAGTCTTAATACTCAACTTGGTAAAGGTACAACCTTTACAATTCAGATGCCTGTCCCCCATTTGTTTGTACGTTGTATGCTCTTGCAAGCCGTAGATCGCCTCTTTGCGATTCCCACGACCGAAATTTATACAACTACCTTAGTGGAAAGTCTCCTATGGCAAAAGACAGAACGCTCTGATTATAGTATGGAAGTACAGGAGGCTAATGGGAACGTACCCGCGATCGATCTTTATCAGTATTGGCTAGGCTCATCGGAATCTAGACCAATTTTGCCGACGGCGATCGCTGTGCGGACAAAACAATCTGAAGGACAATTCGCAGGCGATCGCGGTGTATGGCTTATTGCTGACACCTTAATGGGACAGAGCGACTTATTAGTTAATCCCATTCCGTCACCTCTGATTGCTCCCATTGGTTTGATTGGCATGAGTCTAATGCCCGATGGCAAACTCATCCCTGTGCTTGATGCCCTTTCCTTTGTCGAAGCATTCTTCTCTTCAGATTTGGAACCAATTGCCACTGATTCGCTGGATAATTCATCTTTCTTAGAAGTATCTAGCGATCGCCAAATTTTGGTAGTTGATGACGCAGCTTTGATGCGCCGCAGAATCGAAAGCAGTCTATCTCCACAGGGCTATGAAATTACCACCTGCGATGATGGAATGGAAGCTTGGCAATGGTTACAACGTCATAAGCAACCTGCTTTGCTAATTACGGATATTGAGATGCCGCATATGGATGGATTTACCCTAATTGATCGCTGTCGGCAAGCAGGATTTGCGATGCCAATTCTGGTGGTTTCCTCTCGACTTGCCGAAGAGTGGTCGCGTGAAACTCGCCGTCTTGGTGCAACTGATTATTTAACTAAAGGTTTTTCAACTTCTGAACTAGTTAATAAGGTAAGTTCGCTAATTTCTATCTAG
- a CDS encoding methyl-accepting chemotaxis protein: protein MASTPKTKTATSVGKSAQETSKRSPKSPAPKQSKPKGSLGLGLLLIAIGTSLIGLGGLGYLFYQELLSSSKREVDRSAESQTQQIAAKLDNVRQSTDGVANAAKALSQQAPKPKTVEQYQKLLLDGVQRSEQVAGIGIVQNENLLFAAPKPTVPYVLKEKSGLKLAGSAQKLATPNDKLFAGNRSDAQNIPPYKSPITKVKESWSESYSALGKTVITYSAPIVDGQKVLGVVNADAIASNLVTVSTSPNSDSKIGFVVVSASGKVITASDQFQETQGQNPATAEALKNLVQQSSAQAAGIAQVGGNLWAYRKIDGTDWVVATYLPEAEITNKLLVLVGGAAIGISAILAIAILGFINSLKKRLQPLTEECDRFLSQQGANNVNLAGKDEIDRLSLSLKSTLQKAKTNEVRLRSEATQSPSNLDDTTSAQMQQSVAERELMEAEVGDLLDVVSSMEEGDLTIEAQVNDRATGLVADTLNRLREKLVEIISRVLGTAQQVAQGASDLEEMARTVVLNTAEQAQSVAQGQALTAQVAVIAQRSSEQISVANQSLQEVRNTVTSGQTAIDNLTESISVLQTGSAQIVQRMKTLGEFVGLAEQFVQDQGQIAQQTQVLALNATLVAASAVEQKDPKQFAGVARQFESIAVQVNDLATQTNQGLTVLQNRTSQIQTVVTAIDAEVQNLSGLVAGFTTGVQSSQSAFQSIQVATEEVVQIGQTITESSIEITEVAESTASYISEIAQLADRTAELTRAARQQAEAMGNQAQQLLQGIQFFRLPASTGLPNSGDYAVNPEVNAFTDSPDTSINSLVDVSTESNDTEANNNIVVPAIALATVATAVAISHSGQDAPAEYHAPTEEQVDNTVADSQYLESLLDDGIDDEFSENDQASYAGEMEAPQEQNFAAISDNFSTEQSDLHAFVDTNESDNALTGYDDTPIQSPETAYAELTDISVIEKSLLDDLRQEIYEDFVDDDTPLTTDLGTETEATLKNPMEGVDEFAIAEASSDPIIVSATSSFMEDTAFGIPLPLSEEALANLPTSVDFTIPDLDDHDFEIPKMDIQSTLDNSNSFFDADSVQSVENLESNVTDFDDPFAMEQTTGTSDDAINDDVFAQDLQDVDISDHSDYSDGFDSNQSDDYNNYVSNQEFNDSLESNFESTSNEDFGNAFDTSFDESPFDPEFGEALTISNGADNQLDQAFDNSYDNFTEDVSYDLDAYAQEDENNQYEIEQLHDIPNDLVDANITNAIESTNAIDIDSPDNLAGLPNQIPDIYLEELSDEALSDEDEFAFDFPESLSVTSNYESEDLGSSNFFNEPNLTQDGVDFGNANEEFVDPFDINNVGISEDTYQEEDNFALEQNYLFTEPAIAPISDLQNAPVLETPVSDFSFGLEEDLATSSDDFSDQLNDDLNDLDGLSDLSVSDLSENVESSHEFFDNSISYQNVEESTDQFADPFAIDEVTPEEDAFGAEIAIASDADLQNLPALDSPEYSLELPSTEFAFELEDDSPTVVTSFDELDDSSNIFDGSTLLQNELDATNYVDDTHDFEISPVPQEENIPEASYFDDLEEESSGSLWSSDAIAPDLAAQEDQDSFEFANISSLDESPNAEFEFPDFSELTEEVKPDIGLSQFTQIEVAISEDLSEVEQVDIQDDLAEQLDLSDSSSPEFEFPDFSEILATDDAQLNEVNEGFSVEVSNSSNNFDDLDSFPSLDDEAVDSVHNLLSDELSDEESDVSLLFNNLSIDSANDDEFGGDDASAISQDQFAQQDNFDISEEGNTEYGDEYGDSFADGFAESLETSTGLLDLSETSEETQNPSATLELEDAAIFDTLADDLDAFDALDAEFPENSLETMTDAVNSEFLEFSGDSLNPSISEISETDALNLEDGFTELSDEDSDTSMNWLDELTVEEEDNTGAFADLSIDQFSPPTNNFPDLSADPFADSSYGFADNLLDSLMEESDQEVANLSTDFPDLSMDVDLSSSNLPSSSFPSVDTLSAEESDDSESEFDFDFGAFDDFDDDSNVDASIGNTNNATISARAEIEDFLSGALGIEEFTDDAPNSATTESDRVIPNKPDAKSSKPDDLAK, encoded by the coding sequence ATGGCAAGCACACCTAAAACAAAAACAGCAACTTCTGTAGGCAAGAGCGCACAGGAAACTTCAAAGCGATCGCCTAAGTCTCCAGCCCCTAAACAGAGCAAACCTAAAGGCTCTCTGGGGCTAGGCTTGTTGCTGATTGCAATTGGCACATCGCTTATAGGGTTAGGCGGCTTAGGGTACTTATTTTATCAAGAATTGCTAAGTAGTTCAAAGCGGGAGGTTGATCGCTCTGCCGAATCCCAGACCCAACAGATTGCGGCTAAGCTCGACAATGTGCGTCAGTCTACCGATGGAGTCGCCAATGCAGCAAAAGCCTTATCTCAACAAGCACCAAAGCCTAAAACTGTAGAACAATATCAAAAGCTGCTGCTCGATGGGGTACAAAGGTCGGAACAAGTTGCAGGTATTGGAATTGTCCAAAATGAAAACCTCCTGTTTGCTGCCCCAAAACCGACAGTTCCCTATGTTCTGAAGGAAAAATCTGGGCTTAAACTTGCAGGTTCAGCTCAGAAACTCGCAACACCGAATGATAAACTATTTGCGGGTAATCGTTCAGATGCGCAAAATATTCCTCCTTACAAATCACCAATTACCAAAGTAAAAGAGTCTTGGTCAGAGTCTTACAGCGCTCTAGGCAAGACCGTAATCACCTACAGCGCTCCAATTGTTGATGGGCAAAAGGTATTGGGTGTAGTTAATGCGGATGCGATCGCCAGCAACCTTGTGACTGTATCCACCAGCCCCAACAGTGACAGTAAAATTGGCTTTGTCGTTGTTAGTGCCAGTGGCAAAGTAATTACCGCCTCTGACCAGTTTCAAGAAACACAGGGTCAAAATCCTGCAACAGCCGAAGCTCTCAAAAATTTGGTACAGCAATCTAGCGCTCAAGCCGCAGGTATTGCTCAAGTAGGAGGAAATCTTTGGGCATATCGCAAAATCGATGGTACTGATTGGGTCGTGGCAACATATTTGCCAGAAGCAGAAATTACTAACAAGCTATTGGTTTTAGTCGGTGGCGCAGCGATCGGTATTAGCGCCATTTTAGCGATCGCGATATTAGGTTTTATTAATTCTCTGAAAAAACGTCTCCAGCCACTTACCGAAGAATGCGATCGCTTTTTGAGCCAACAGGGTGCTAACAATGTCAATCTAGCAGGCAAGGATGAAATTGATCGCCTTAGCCTGTCCCTAAAAAGTACTTTGCAAAAAGCGAAAACCAATGAAGTAAGGTTGCGAAGTGAAGCTACTCAATCACCATCAAACTTAGACGACACAACCTCTGCACAGATGCAACAGAGCGTTGCTGAGAGAGAATTGATGGAAGCGGAAGTTGGGGATCTGCTTGATGTTGTTTCCTCAATGGAGGAAGGTGATCTGACCATTGAAGCTCAAGTCAATGACCGTGCCACAGGACTAGTCGCCGATACCCTTAACCGTCTGCGCGAGAAGCTTGTAGAGATTATTTCGAGAGTCTTAGGTACAGCTCAACAAGTCGCACAGGGAGCCTCAGATCTCGAAGAAATGGCTCGAACCGTGGTGCTAAATACGGCTGAGCAAGCCCAGTCTGTTGCTCAGGGACAGGCTTTAACCGCCCAAGTAGCCGTGATCGCTCAGAGATCGTCAGAACAGATAAGTGTTGCTAACCAGTCACTGCAAGAAGTCCGTAATACTGTTACTTCTGGTCAAACGGCTATTGATAACTTGACTGAAAGCATCAGTGTCTTGCAAACAGGTTCCGCTCAAATCGTGCAGAGGATGAAAACCCTCGGTGAGTTTGTGGGCTTAGCGGAGCAGTTTGTGCAGGATCAAGGACAAATTGCACAGCAAACGCAAGTCCTTGCACTCAATGCTACCCTCGTTGCCGCAAGCGCTGTTGAACAAAAAGATCCCAAGCAGTTTGCGGGAGTAGCCCGTCAATTTGAGTCGATCGCAGTTCAGGTCAATGACTTGGCAACCCAAACTAATCAAGGACTAACCGTTCTCCAAAATCGGACTTCTCAAATCCAAACCGTTGTTACGGCAATTGATGCTGAGGTTCAAAACTTAAGTGGACTAGTTGCAGGTTTCACGACGGGTGTACAGTCTTCCCAATCTGCTTTCCAGAGCATTCAAGTTGCCACTGAAGAAGTTGTGCAAATTGGCCAAACTATTACGGAATCTAGTATTGAAATTACGGAAGTGGCGGAATCGACAGCTAGTTACATCAGTGAAATTGCCCAGCTAGCTGATCGTACTGCTGAACTCACGCGAGCAGCCCGTCAACAAGCCGAAGCTATGGGTAACCAAGCGCAACAGTTATTGCAGGGCATTCAATTTTTCCGCTTACCCGCATCTACTGGCTTACCCAATTCTGGGGATTATGCGGTGAATCCAGAAGTTAATGCCTTTACCGATAGTCCTGATACTTCTATCAACAGTTTGGTTGATGTCTCAACGGAATCCAACGACACTGAGGCAAATAACAATATTGTTGTCCCTGCGATCGCGTTAGCGACAGTAGCTACAGCAGTTGCAATTTCTCACTCAGGACAAGATGCCCCCGCAGAATACCATGCTCCGACTGAAGAGCAGGTAGATAATACTGTCGCTGATAGTCAATATCTTGAATCCCTGCTTGACGATGGTATTGATGATGAATTTTCAGAAAATGATCAAGCTAGCTACGCTGGAGAAATGGAAGCGCCACAGGAGCAAAATTTTGCGGCTATTTCCGATAACTTCAGTACTGAGCAGTCCGATCTCCATGCCTTTGTCGATACTAATGAATCTGATAATGCTTTAACTGGCTATGACGATACCCCGATTCAATCGCCAGAAACAGCGTATGCAGAGCTAACAGATATATCGGTAATTGAAAAATCTCTACTTGATGATCTCAGACAGGAAATCTATGAAGATTTTGTCGATGATGACACTCCGCTCACTACAGATCTAGGCACAGAAACTGAGGCAACGCTCAAAAATCCGATGGAAGGGGTAGATGAATTTGCGATCGCAGAAGCCTCTAGTGATCCGATCATTGTCTCGGCAACATCTTCCTTTATGGAAGATACTGCTTTCGGTATTCCATTACCACTTTCTGAAGAAGCACTTGCCAATTTACCAACATCCGTTGATTTTACAATCCCTGATCTCGATGATCATGATTTTGAAATTCCTAAAATGGATATTCAATCCACTTTAGACAATTCAAATTCATTCTTTGATGCTGATTCAGTTCAGTCAGTCGAGAATCTGGAGAGCAATGTCACTGACTTTGATGATCCCTTTGCTATGGAGCAAACCACAGGAACAAGTGATGATGCTATTAACGATGATGTATTTGCTCAAGACTTACAAGATGTAGATATCTCAGATCATTCAGATTATTCAGATGGGTTTGACTCTAATCAGTCCGATGATTACAACAACTATGTATCCAATCAAGAGTTTAATGACTCATTAGAATCTAATTTTGAAAGTACATCAAATGAAGATTTTGGGAACGCATTCGATACATCTTTTGACGAGTCTCCCTTTGATCCTGAATTTGGGGAAGCGCTAACCATTTCTAATGGTGCAGATAATCAATTAGATCAAGCCTTTGACAATTCCTATGATAATTTCACAGAGGATGTTAGTTACGATCTTGATGCGTATGCTCAAGAAGATGAGAATAATCAATATGAAATAGAACAACTCCACGATATTCCCAATGATTTGGTTGATGCTAATATCACCAATGCAATTGAATCGACAAATGCAATAGATATTGATAGTCCAGATAATCTAGCTGGCTTGCCAAATCAAATTCCTGATATTTATCTTGAAGAATTATCCGACGAAGCATTGTCAGATGAGGATGAGTTTGCATTTGATTTCCCAGAAAGCTTGTCAGTTACATCTAATTATGAATCTGAGGATTTAGGCTCAAGCAACTTCTTTAATGAACCTAACTTGACTCAAGATGGTGTAGATTTCGGTAATGCTAACGAAGAGTTTGTTGATCCTTTTGATATTAATAATGTAGGTATCTCAGAAGATACTTATCAAGAAGAGGATAATTTTGCTCTTGAGCAAAATTATCTATTTACAGAACCAGCGATCGCCCCAATCTCTGATCTACAAAATGCTCCCGTCTTAGAAACACCAGTTTCGGATTTTTCCTTTGGATTAGAGGAAGATTTAGCGACTAGTTCTGATGATTTTTCTGATCAATTAAATGATGATTTAAATGACTTAGATGGCTTGTCTGACCTGTCTGTGTCTGACTTGTCTGAAAACGTAGAGTCATCCCATGAATTTTTTGATAATTCTATTTCCTATCAAAATGTTGAAGAATCTACTGATCAATTTGCCGATCCCTTTGCTATTGATGAGGTGACACCAGAGGAAGATGCGTTTGGAGCAGAAATTGCGATCGCATCAGATGCTGATCTCCAAAACTTGCCAGCCCTAGATTCGCCAGAATATTCTCTAGAATTGCCATCAACGGAATTTGCCTTTGAGCTAGAAGATGATTCACCAACCGTCGTAACTAGTTTTGATGAACTTGATGATTCTTCTAATATCTTTGATGGTTCTACCCTGCTCCAAAATGAGCTTGATGCCACTAATTATGTTGATGATACTCATGATTTTGAGATTTCTCCAGTTCCTCAAGAAGAGAATATTCCAGAAGCAAGCTATTTTGATGATTTAGAGGAAGAGTCTAGTGGATCTCTATGGTCATCTGATGCGATCGCCCCTGATTTGGCGGCGCAGGAAGACCAAGATTCCTTTGAATTTGCCAATATATCTAGCTTGGATGAAAGTCCCAATGCAGAATTTGAATTTCCAGACTTCTCAGAGCTTACGGAAGAGGTTAAGCCAGATATAGGTTTGTCTCAGTTTACCCAAATCGAAGTAGCAATCTCTGAAGATTTATCTGAAGTTGAGCAAGTTGATATTCAAGATGATCTTGCTGAGCAATTAGACTTGTCTGATAGCTCTAGTCCAGAGTTTGAATTTCCAGACTTCTCAGAGATACTAGCAACTGATGATGCTCAATTAAATGAGGTCAATGAAGGGTTTAGTGTAGAGGTATCTAATAGTTCTAATAACTTTGATGATCTTGACTCTTTCCCATCCTTAGATGACGAGGCGGTTGATTCTGTGCATAACCTGTTGAGTGATGAACTCAGCGATGAAGAATCAGATGTTAGCTTGCTCTTTAATAACTTATCTATTGATAGTGCAAATGATGATGAGTTTGGTGGTGACGATGCATCCGCTATTTCTCAAGATCAATTCGCTCAGCAAGATAATTTTGATATATCTGAAGAGGGAAATACTGAATATGGGGATGAATATGGTGATAGCTTTGCAGATGGCTTTGCTGAATCATTGGAAACTTCTACTGGCTTACTAGATCTGAGTGAAACATCGGAAGAGACTCAGAATCCATCAGCAACTTTAGAGCTTGAAGATGCTGCAATTTTTGACACTTTAGCTGATGATCTGGATGCCTTCGATGCTCTAGATGCAGAATTTCCAGAGAATTCTTTAGAGACGATGACGGATGCCGTAAATTCAGAATTTCTAGAATTTTCAGGAGATTCTCTAAATCCATCAATATCAGAAATATCTGAAACTGATGCGCTCAATCTAGAGGATGGATTTACTGAGTTATCTGATGAGGATTCAGACACGTCAATGAATTGGTTAGATGAACTGACAGTTGAGGAAGAGGATAATACAGGAGCCTTTGCTGATTTATCAATTGATCAATTTTCGCCACCTACAAATAACTTTCCCGATCTCTCTGCTGACCCATTCGCTGACTCTAGCTATGGATTTGCTGATAATTTGCTAGATAGTTTAATGGAGGAGTCTGATCAGGAAGTTGCCAATTTGTCTACAGATTTTCCAGATCTATCAATGGATGTTGACTTATCCTCCTCCAATTTGCCATCTTCTAGCTTTCCATCTGTTGATACCTTAAGTGCCGAAGAGTCTGACGATAGCGAGTCTGAGTTTGACTTTGACTTTGGTGCATTTGACGATTTTGATGATGATAGTAATGTAGATGCTTCTATAGGCAATACAAATAATGCAACTATTTCGGCTAGGGCAGAAATTGAGGATTTCCTCTCAGGTGCATTAGGAATAGAGGAATTTACTGATGATGCCCCTAACTCAGCTACCACAGAATCTGATCGGGTAATCCCCAATAAACCTGATGCCAAATCTTCTAAGCCAGATGATTTGGCTAAATAA